GTGAAAGAAATATTAATTTCCTGCGCACCTGAGGTCTCTGTGTATGAATGCTGGCGGTTCTCTCCAGCACTGATTGGTCTCCGGCTCAAGCAGACAGTTGTCGACGTGGACAGGATGAGACAGGTCCAGCCTGCCCTCCTGATCACCTGAGGACACAAAACATTACAAATAAATTATTTGTCTCCTGAAAAACGCATTTAAGTTAACCGGATGAACATTTCTGGAAAACCCTGTAATTGTCTTAAGGCCAGCCCGATTACATTTCCTCCAGAAAGTAACAATGCTCAAGAAAGATGTTATTGGTAATGTTGGTGTTGTTATGGGTAATGTTGGTGCGATAGAGAAAACATCAGACAAAACTATTTTACACCCGGAAAACGCATTTAAGTTCACCGTATAAACAATTCTGTGAAACCCTGTAGTTGTGTTTGTGCCAAATGGATAACCCCATCACATTTCCATCAGCTAGTAATGATGAGGGAGATATCATACATGTAGATAATGTTGGTGTTACCTGCGATAGCGCTGCGGCAGACCAGGTGTGTGAAGGAGGTGTAGAGGATGGAGGGGCTCCTGAAGTACGAGTGCAGCAGGACCTTCACTCTCTCTCCCAGCTCGTAAAACAGCCGGGCGTCTGTTTGGTTCACCATATCATCCTGAGCCAACTGGGAGACAAGAGGATGTTGAACAAATTGCAGCTTTATGAATGATGTTCAAGCATGAGATCCCAAGTGCACACTAATATATGATGATTCTTAGTTATTTCATTTATTCACATTTAGTTAGTTCATTTTGAGTAGAGGTTATTCAGGTTTGCTCTAAAACACGTCATGTTTTTGAAGGTTTGGTCAATTCTTCTAgtttatttaaaggggacctatcttgcaaaatgcacttgttgatgtcttttatacatcaccggtgtgtcagggaactcacgcagcgtcagaaaataaaaccctctctcttttcctccgtacccaaatctctaaaaacgggagcTGGTCCAGAtatgcgtccgatatgacgtaatatcggaaatgtggacccacggcactatcagaaacgttgctatagatgagagtaacacctacgtcacttccgggcaaaaattacggccccgcccacttttgggggaaaacaacgcTGCCATTCTATTggcggtcaatacaaattctgaagtttttgccaatccgatcagaaattTTTGAAAACCGTTATatgctcgatatatggttacatTAAAAGCAGTAGGCGAGGCGGTCATTTTAACCAGCTGTTACGctcatgagcgaggcggaaAATAATAGTTGTATCATGCCAAAAAGcggctgtgtcgtttattgcacctcaaacattaaaacaaatccagagttcagtgtttctggacttcctctaagaagaaaggacagtaacagaagagctctgtggcttcaggctcgatcgccgttcaaacatgttgtttcccccaaaagtgggcggggccgtaaagtgacgtatgttactctcatctatggaCATCGATCGCCAACTGCTATATTTAACCatatcgagcccgatcgtcGATTTCTAATGGcttaatgtaattgtttgcctgaCTGTCCATCGTAATCGGGCTCTCTGAAGATCCACAAATCCACGGTTTTCTAacatttctgatcggattggcaaaagcttcagaatttgtattgaccgccGTTCAAAATGACAGCTTTGTTTCACCTcaaaagtgggcggagccgTACTTTTTGCCCAGAAGTGACGCATTTGTCAATTATTTGTCGGTGACTTTGTAGGATGTGCTGTACGGTAATGTTTAGTTTACATAATGAATTGTCTGTCGTTTCCCTGGTCCTTATTCTAAAGGAAGTAAAAAGCACTTttaagaaaacaacaacaagtcATATTTCATCTCTCATTGCTTGCTGTTCTCCCACCTTCACAGCCCTGAGGACGGTCAGACCCTCGAACGTCTCGTGAGGCGTGTGCGGAGATCGTCGCCCCCGGTAACCATCTCCGGCAGATGTTGCAGCCTATCAGAGACGAGAGGAAACGACAGATGAGTGTTCCTGTTTCGTTACTAGTACCTGTAcgacgtaatgacaataaagttgactaaaAGAAAACTAATCTAAAAACAACATGGACTTACTGTTGCTAGCTGCAGTATCTTTTCACACTCCTTCTCAGTCATGACGTCATCCAGAACTACGCGATTCGTCCCGTTTAAAACCGTGTCGTCCATGGCGATGGTCACGCCCATCTGAGGAACCGGACCCCCTGGAGAGAAGACCAGTAAGAAAGGATGAGAGAGGAAACTTTAACTGTTTAACTCGACTAAAACAAGAACTGATTGTCTCACCTGCATAAAATCCACTGTCATCCACTTCCTCCTTCTTCTCTCCCTCTACCATTCTCACATTTATGTTCTCTTTTACAGCTCtgaaagtaaaaacaatacTAAGTTGACGTGACATGCACTTCTTCAAAAAGCTCTTGTAACTGAATGGAGATCCTTCCTTCCCATCTTACCTCCAGTTATCCCTCAGTGATTCAGGCACTACATCTTCCGGAGTCCAAAGGTCCTGAACGCAGAGCAATCATTAAAATGTGGATATTATTTTGTGGAGCAGGAAAGTGTTCATTTGCTTCGGTACTTACTGGATCTGTGAAACTGAAGTCAAGGTTCTCCATGCCGAAATACAGAAGCTTCTTCTCATCTAAAGCACGATTAATGTATCCGACAATCTCCTGTGAAAACAGAAATGGAGTCAGAATGAAGAAAAGTAAAATAATGAAATATATATTTGAAGTCTGCATGTCTTTAATGACTGAACAGGGTTTCTCACTTCTTTTTGTCAAGTAAAAACGTAAAATGAACGATGATTATTAGAACAAAAGTGGTGGATTTAATGTAATGGTCTGATATACCTGAGCAGGCTGAGTGCCCCGTGACTCTGTGTCTCCTCCTAGTGTCTCAGAGTAGAGCTGCAGGTTGTCTAAGGAGTCATGGTCGGAGGGGTAGAAGAGGAGCAGAGAACGCAGCGTCTGCACGGCTCCACCAACATCACCAGCTGTAGGGAAGCAGACATGCAAAATAAGAAGGAGTGGCACTCGAAAAATGATTGTGGTATAATGCAAACTTCACTGtatattgtttgttttaaatataaatCAAAACCGCATCCATTCGTGCAAAATCCTTGTTGCTATGTATATTTCTgtgtatttactttgattcaaatGGCATACTTTGCCAATAATGCTTCGTTTTATGTTAATTACGGTACatgacatttcatttagctgaagcTTTTCTTTGGAAGCAAACTCACAAGAAGTGCATTTAACCATGATGAAGAAATGTTTCTAAAAGCAAGAATTCTGCAGGTACATACATTAGTTTTCAATAAGCCATTGTAAGTGCTACTGCATTGGCTTCAGTGCTCCACACAGAAGACAGATGTTTATGTTATATTTCGGCTAAGGTGCAGTGGAAACAGATTGGTTTTCAGTCCGTGACATTAGATAAGTAGACTTTCTGCTTTCCTGAAATCTATAGGGAGCTCCTTCAAACATTTTGGAGCCGGCTTAGCAAACAGGTGTGTTTTTGTTGAGCGGTATCTGGGTCCAACTCGCAGTGAGGGAGTAACAAATTCTAAACACAATTCCGAATAAAGTAAACATACAGCATTAGAACATTTAATGATATTCAGCTTGACCTCCAGACCCTGACCTTTAAACTGTGCGATGTGCCGATGCTCCAGCTGTGTGGGCAGGAAGTCCTCCTGAGAAGAAATCCTCCCGGGTCTCGTGGCGACCTGAGTCACACAGGACTGCCGGCACGAGAGCAGGGAGAGGGAAAGATCTAGAAGGAAAGAAACAAAATGACAGCGATTAATTCCTttctcttaaaggtcccctattatactgtttctcatcaatatatcacaggtctcagatatatacagaacatgtctctgattggctgaaacaccaaacagatcattgcagcattacccataatcccctgtttcagccctgtttccaaagtgctgattctctgtctgcgACTTTAGACTTTAGGAGCCCCTCCcgacgcccctctgagagagatttcgttaaaaagaacacaatggtgctctaggacagtgtttctcaaactttttcataccaaggaccacttaaccaataaaaaaacactcgcggaccaccaactccacaaatatccaaaatcacatcgtttttctagaacagattacaaatcgcttgACAATGGGACacacaagtggcaacatgtgtgacgaaggtgtttatctgggctatatcatgcaatttaaagtgaaacttaagctcgctccattgcggagatattcccgcgagagtgcggaaaaactcaaattaattaatttatgtaaatgtgaaatgttacaaatatactcacggaccactagggggcgctcacggaccaccagtggtccgcggaccacactttgagaagcactgctctaggaggagattcaggtgataaggtgggcggggttaccttggttgctgattggctaatggttacacaagccaacacatcgttatgacatcataaagtggccaaaatctgatcagctcattttcagacaggtttttatagaaatggatcaaaaagagagaaaatctttgttcctgaaactttcagagtctctttccacagaggggacacaaagtggattttgcataataggtgacctttaacctgttaagccccaaggacCCCCTCGGCGggttcacgacactgtgtctcagtggatcttaatatttaagaacctattaatgtgttataccagattaacgggaataatctcagctaactgacgatacaaaccatttttaccaaaacaaaacacaagtctcataagaagcatctaaatgacccctgagcgaaaaatgctaacctattactgcaccgataatcactcctagctcccttatacTTATCctacacatcgtttatgatcgcaaggagacacagaatctaacggtgcccacctcaacactgaaagatacaaacttgcgacgttatcaaccaaaacgtacatcaaaacaagtggcgctaggtagcccacaacgctaacatggcttaccttcgtgtttgtctggtctaaactggtcttcaatggcattaaaacgataaaaacgatggtgtagttaatccataggttaatccaatatggctgtgtcccctttgaaatgttctgataatacaTAAGCAATAATAAAACAGCTTTTCCGTTGCTTTATATCAGAGCAGCGATATTTCTCCCCTCTGCTGCAAGCTAGCATGCGCAGAGACTAcacctttttttttctcacacgagtgtgtgcgggacgatttcccttggattctattggctctaacggtcagaaagagatgtcacatgtcaacatagaacaaggggggccagagataaggaaCATCCACCCAAAAGGCCCCAGAAGaggctaaatctgtctaaaaaggtcaaatatcacttgttttgcatcaatcttgatacagggtacttattatatgttgtactttggattcctaaagcgtttagtctactaacccatcatccaaggttagttttcactataagtacaaatatttttggacggacactataatttacagttttttaccatgttcaatctgaatttttttaaaataaaaaacatctatattgattctgacttttctacatccaactcacaggtttatcattactttgagaaaaaagattattaatgtaacccttttagaagggaagatattgtcatttgttctgggaatgtcattttcgagcctgagacctgaaaaacaggctcggggtttaacaggcaGAAAAGTAAAACCTAAATCTAGGtgtcttttgttgttgttgtttacctgCAGCCTGCTCATAAACGCTCTTACTACCGTCCTCCCCCCTGTCCTCTGGCAGCCGTTGGGAGGCCATCTCACACTGCAGCCGGCACTCGTCTGTCTGCCGCAGCGTTTCATTCACACACTCTTTCCATTTCTCTGCAGCTTTCAGCCAGTCAGAGGAGGCCTCGTACTGAACTGCAGAATCATACAGGACCTGGGTTTAATGAAATAATAGTAAAAACTTAGACATGATCTGTTCAGAGTGGAAACATTGGGAGGCATGCTATAACATGGATAATTGAAGCCCATTTCAAACAAGCCTTATCCTGTTATAACAAGTGTGTCCAAACAGACAAATAAGTTGATCAGGCAGAATAAATACATCCAGGGTTAGATGAGATGGTTATATAAGAGAGAGTGAAGGTGAGAGAGAGGAATTC
This genomic window from Pseudochaenichthys georgianus chromosome 16, fPseGeo1.2, whole genome shotgun sequence contains:
- the p3h3 gene encoding prolyl 3-hydroxylase 3; this translates as MALLQADHLTVYVAFHFVLITLLSFTSATPGRGSANVLSLPQPYDFLYYTGVRSYFGEEWVKAAELLEKAILTKESLSRVRRQCHEECVEAGREAFNRLDSEKGSLHDLWTLDWVQQRAECLRFCVGRSVSPAAQLPVSTDIDYEFGSRNPYNFLQVTYYKLEKLQKAASAAHTYFVANPSHLEMRNNIEKYRRMKGVMEEAFQDRELENENHWVLYDSAVQYEASSDWLKAAEKWKECVNETLRQTDECRLQCEMASQRLPEDRGEDGSKSVYEQAADLSLSLLSCRQSCVTQVATRPGRISSQEDFLPTQLEHRHIAQFKAGDVGGAVQTLRSLLLFYPSDHDSLDNLQLYSETLGGDTESRGTQPAQEIVGYINRALDEKKLLYFGMENLDFSFTDPDLWTPEDVVPESLRDNWRAVKENINVRMVEGEKKEEVDDSGFYAGGPVPQMGVTIAMDDTVLNGTNRVVLDDVMTEKECEKILQLATAATSAGDGYRGRRSPHTPHETFEGLTVLRAVKLAQDDMVNQTDARLFYELGERVKVLLHSYFRSPSILYTSFTHLVCRSAIAGDQEGRLDLSHPVHVDNCLLEPETNQCWREPPAFIHRDLRCSIHSRERETTGTTALSPEPHLCFLIAGFRRNLLTSATLLSHYTTTCALCRHSTAMSLHVNAHTHRHSHTV